In Erinaceus europaeus chromosome 10, mEriEur2.1, whole genome shotgun sequence, one DNA window encodes the following:
- the GRHPR gene encoding glyoxylate reductase/hydroxypyruvate reductase has product MRQARLMKVFVTRRIPPEGRAALAQASDCEVEQWDSDEPIPTRELERGVAGAHGLLCLLSDRVDKKLLDTAGANLKVISTLSVGVDHLALDEIKKRGIRVGYTPDVLTDATAELAVSLLLTTCRRLPEAIEEVKNGGWTSWKPLWMCGYGLTESTVGIIGLGRIGQAIARRLKPFGVKRFLYTGRQPRPQEAAEFQAEFVPTAQLAAESDFIVVACSLTPATRGLCNKDFFQLMKTTAVFVNISRGDVVNQDDLYQALASGQFAGAGLDVTTPEPLPTSHPLLSLKNCVVLPHIGSATHGTRNTMSLLAANNLLAGLRGEPMPSELKL; this is encoded by the exons ATGAGGCAGGCGCGACTCATGAAGGTGTTCGTGACGCGCAGGATCCCCCCGGAGGGCAGGGCCGCGCTCGCCCAGGCCTCGGA CTGTGAGGTGGAGCAGTGGGATTCAGATGAGCCCATCCCCACCAGGGAGCTGGAGCGGGGTGTGGCGGGGGCCCACGGGCTACTGTGCCTCCTCTCTGACCGTGTGGACAAGAAGCTCCTGGACACCGCAG GAGCCAATCTCAAAGTCATCAGCACACTGTCTGTGGGTGTTGACCACTTGGCTTTGGATGAGATCAAGAAGCG TGGGATTCGAGTGGGCTACACCCCAGATGTCCTGACAGATGCCACAGCAGAACTCGCTGTCTCCCTGCTGCTCACTACCTGCCGCCGGTTGCCTGAGGCCATCGAAGAGGTGAAGAA tGGCGGCTGGACCTCCTGGAAGCCGCTGTGGATGTGTGGCTACGGCCTCACAGAGAGCACCGTGGGCATCATCGGGCTGGGGCGCATAG GCCAGGCCATCGCTCGGCGTCTGAAGCCATTTGGCGTGAAGAGGTTTCTGTACACGGGACGCCAGCCCAGGCCTCAAGAAGCAGCAGAGTTCCAGGCTGAGTTTG TGCCCACTGCCCAGCTGGCCGCCGAGTCTGACTTCATTGTTGTGGCCTGCTCCCTAACGCCTGCCACCAGGGGCCTCTGCAACAAGGATTTCTTCCAGCTGATGAAGACAACGGCGGTGTTTGTCAACATCAGCAG GGGAGACGTGGTCAACCAGGATGACCTGTACCAGGCTTTGGCCAGTGGCCAGTTTGCAGGAGCGGGGCTAGATGTGACCACCCCAGAGCCACTGCCGACAAGCCACCCTCTCCTGAGCCTGAAGAACTGTG TAGTCCTGCCCCACATAGGCAGTGCCACCCACGGAACCCGAAACACCATGTCCTTGTTGGCAGCTAACAACTTGCTGGCAGGCCTGAGAGGGGAGCCGATGCCCAGTGAGCTCAAGCTGTAG
- the ZBTB5 gene encoding zinc finger and BTB domain-containing protein 5 has product MDFPGHFEQIFQQLNYQRLHGQLCDCVIVVGSRHFKAHRSVLAACSTHFRALFSVAEGDQTMNMIQLDSEVVTAEAFAALIDMMYTSTLMLGESNVMDVLLAASHLHLNSVVKACKHYLTTRTLPMSPPSERVQEQSARMQRSFMLQQLGLSIVSSALSSSQGGEEQPAPMSSSMRSNVDQRTPFPMRRLHKRKQSAEERARQRLRPSMDESAISDVTPENGPSGVHSREEFFSPDSLKIVDNPKADGLTDTQEDSTIMYGQSFSAQEDAQVPSQSDNSAGNMTQLSMASRATQVEASFEQEAATEKSGFQCKNSEVGLSEKDHMRVVVKSEPLSSPEPQDEVSDVTSQAEGSESVEVEGVVVSAEKIDLSPESSDRSFSDPQSSTDRVGDIHILEVANNLEHKSSFSISSFLNKSRGSNFSTNQNSDDNIPNTTSDCRLEAEAPYLLSPEAGSAGGPSSAAGSHVENPFSEPADSHFARPMQEVMGLPCVQTSGYQGEQFGVDFSRSGLGLHSSFSRVMMGSARGGASNFPYYRRIAPKMPVVTSVRSSQIPETPASSQLLMNTATSSFENSHPPQAGPPQLTRASADVLSKCKKALSEHNVLVVEGARKYACKICCKTFLTLTDCKKHIRVHTGEKPYACLKCGKRFSQSSHLYKHSKTTCLRWQSSNLPSTLL; this is encoded by the coding sequence ATGGATTTCCCTGGACACTTTGAACAAATCTTCCAGCAACTCAACTATCAGAGACTTCACGGCCAGCTCTGTGATTGTGTCATCGTGGTGGGGAGCAGGCATTTTAAAGCCCACCGCTCTGTGCTGGCAGCATGCAGCACGCATTTCCGAGCCCTGTTCTCAGTGGCAGAGGGAGATCAGACTATGAATATGATCCAGCTGGACAGTGAGGTGGTGACAGCCGAAGCCTTTGCTGCTCTGATTGACATGATGTATACCTCCACCCTCATGCTGGGGGAAAGCAATGTTATGGACGTCTTGTTGGCAGCCTCGCACCTGCACTTGAACTCTGTTGTGAAGGCATGTAAGCATTACCTGACCACAAGGACGCTGCCCATGTCTCCCCCCAGTGAGCGAGTTCAGGAGCAGAGTGCCCGCATGCAGCGTTCCTTCATGCTGCAGCAGCTGGGCCTCAGCATTGTAAGCTCAGCCCTCAGTTCCAGCCAGGGGGGCGAGGAGCAGCCAGCCCCCATGAGCTCTTCGATGCGCAGTAATGTGGACCAGCGGACACCCTTCCCCATGAGACGCCTTCATAAACGTAAGCAGTCAGCAGAGGAGCGGGCCAGACAGCGCCTGCGCCCCAGCATGGATGAGTCTGCCATTTCTGATGTCACACCAGAGAATGGGCCATCTGGGGTTCATTCCCGGGAGGAGTTCTTCTCACCAGATTCTCTGAAAATTGTGGATAACCCGAAAGCTGATGGCCTGACTGACACCCAGGAAGACAGTACCATCATGTATGGCCAGTCTTTCAGTGCTCAAGAAGATGCCCAGGTTCCCAGCCAATCTGACAATAGTGCCGGCAACATGACGCAGTTGTCCATGGCCTCGCGTGCGACTCAGGTCGAGGCTAGTTTTGAGCAGGAAGCCGCAACTGAGAAGAGTGGTTTTCAGTGCAAGAATTCTGAGGTTGGCCTTAGTGAGAAGGACCACATGAGAGTGGTGGTGAAATCTGAGCCGCTCAGCTCTCCTGAGCCTCAGGATGAAGTGAGTGATGTCACCTCGCAGGCTGAGGGCAGCGAGTCTGTGGAAGTGGAAGGGGTTGTGGTCAGTGCCGAGAAGATAGACCTCAGCCCTGAAAGCAGTGATCGGAGTTTCTCAGACCCCCAGTCTAGCACCGACAGGGTAGGCGACATCCATATTTTGGAAGTCGCAAATAACCTAGAACATAAATCTTCTTTTAGCATTTCCAGTTTCCTTAACAAGAGCAGAGGCAGTAACTTTAGCACAAATCAGAACAGTGATGACAATATCCCAAACACCACTAGTGACTGCAGGCTGGAGGCCGAAGCCCCTTATTTGTTGAGTCCAGAGGCTGGGTCTGCGGGTGGGCCTTCCTCAGCTGCTGGCTCTCATGTGGAGAACCCATTCAGTGAGCCTGCAGACTCTCACTTTGCTAGGCCAATGCAAGAAGTGATGGGCCTGCCCTGTGTGCAGACGTCAGGCTACCAAGGAGAACAGTTCGGGGTGGATTTTTCCAGGTCTGGCTTGGGTCTTCATTCCTCTTTCTCCAGGGTAATGATGGGCTCCGCGAGAGGAGGAGCCAGCAACTTCCCATACTACCGCCGCATAGCTCCCAAAATGCCAGTTGTAACTTCTGTCAGGAGTTCACAGATCCCAGAAACCCCTGCCAGCTCCCAACTACTGATGAACACAGCCACATCCTCATTTGAAAACAGCCATCCTCCCCAGGCTGGCCCTCCACAGCTGACCAGGGCATCCGCTGACGTCCTGTCCAAGTGCAAGAAGGCCTTATCGGAGCACAACGTCTTGGTTGTAGAGGGAGCTCGCAAATACGCCTGCAAGATCTGCTGCAAGACTTTTCTGACCTTGACAGACTGTAAGAAGCACATCCGTGTTCACACAGGTGAGAAACCCTACGCCTGCCTCAAGTGTGGCAAGCGGTTCAGTCAGTCCAGCCACCTGTACAAACACTCGAAGACTACCTGCCTGCGCTGGCAGAGCAGCAATCTCCCTAGCACTCTGCTCTAG